One Fusarium poae strain DAOMC 252244 chromosome 4, whole genome shotgun sequence DNA window includes the following coding sequences:
- a CDS encoding hypothetical protein (BUSCO:35150at5125) — MPKKRNHIKSFKPISTASPSSSRSTDTSDKPSRSVNELLANLRRTSINPSAASQSALPATAPTLPPAIRELLQIPDTPTPVPRRQVRQRFDSNGRRLPAGPPPPRSWVSRQSADASHEASSSQLRLRPRGLEETCLPGTYLPSRGSLIDIVLKKLAHEWDIHRMYNQYHLFFVPNHLKAALIRYIGITSQDGLSLSDLKIILLPPPDTFGEDVLDSPTASNLEVNYLDLSGSACQSIRLKDVSDLLFPVRDQEPATELQESWDVSEAIPSPPRSLLPNLTHLSLALHPQHASSASWKHLLALSSKLTTLTHLSLAFWPDPCLTPRSRLATVSSPQGRRIPYGGTNLYSHAIDHDWSEALLVLRTLSRNMYSLEFLDLTGCCSWFYALMAETGHDFVNWADHWGKITELRLYTGWTPGPNTLQSEKEKVTEAVQTARNVEKHIRTMRAGKGRFIVVKRDNLDNM; from the exons ATGCCGAAGAAAAGGAACCACATAAAGTCCTTCAAGCCAATCTCAACGGCCTCTCCGTCTTCGTCAAGATCGACTGATACCTCTG ACAAGCCCTCCCGAAGCGTCAATGAATTGCTAGCAAACTTACGTCGTACCTCAATCAACCCCTCCGCCGCCTCCCAGTCAGCCCTGCCTGCGACTGCTCCAACCCTACCCCCGGCCATCAGGGAGCTCCTCCAGATCCCAGACACACCGACCCCCGTTCCTCGTCGTCAAGTCCGTCAAAGATTTGATAGCAATGGCAGAAGACTCCCTGCTGGTCCTCCTCCACCGAGAAGCTGGGTCTCCCGTCAATCTGCGGATGCCTCTCATGAGGCCTCCTCGAGCCAGTTGCGCTTGAGACCAAGAGGGCTGGAAGAGACCTGTTTACCAGGGACTTATCTTCCTTCCCGCGGTAGCTTGATAGACATCGTGCTGAAGAAACTTGCACATGAGTGGGATATCCACCGCATGTACAATCAGTATCATCTGTTCTTCGTGCCCAATCATCTGAAGGCTGCCTTGATCCGCTATATTGGAATAACTAGCCAGGATGGGCTCTCCTTGAGTGATCTCAAGATCATTCTGCTGCCGCCACCAGATACTTTTGGTGAGGACGTCTTAGATAGCCCAACGGCCTCGAACCTTGAAGTTAACTACCTCGACCTTTCGGGCTCTGCATGCCAATCAATAAGACTAAAGGACGTCAGTGACTTGTTGTTCCCTGTCAGAGATCAAGAGCCTGCAACAGAACTGCAAGAATCCTGGGACGTTTCCGAAGCTATTCCAAGCCCTCCCCGATCTTTGCTGCCCAACCTCACCCACCTCTCGTTGGCCTTGCACCCTCAACACGCTTCATCCGCATCATGGAAGCATCTACTTGCCTTGTCTTCCAAACTTACGACACTCACCCACTTGAGTTTGGCATTCTGGCCCGATCCGTGCCTGACACCTCGGTCTCGACTGGCTACGGTCTCCTCCCCACAGGGACGTCGCATTCCTTATGGCGGGACGAACTTGTATTCACATGCGATTGACCATGATTGGAGTGAGGCATTGCTCGTTTTACGCACGCTCAGTAGGAATATGTATTCGCTAGAATTTCTTGACCTTACTGGCTGCTGTTCTTGGTTTTATGCACTGATGGCTGAAACCGGCCACGACTTTGTCAACTGGGCCGACCACTGGGGTAAGATCACTGAGCTTCGTCTCTACACGGGGTGGACGCCTGGGCCCAACACGCTGCAGTccgagaaagagaaagtcACTGAGGCTGTTCAAACAGCGAGGAACGTCGAAAAGCATATTCGAACTATGAGAGCAGGCAAAGGGAGATTTATTGTTGTAAAGCGTGACAATTTAGATAATATGTAG
- a CDS encoding hypothetical protein (BUSCO:21885at5125) yields MRQSFLSSPKLPRSLRSTAHNVCPSFSRAFATVSRYSLTSTRPLKPSLIAAVRRPRSLARNTVPGIKHNACGCACANGGGCGSSGPRKRTAYIALGSNMGDRVAEIERACNEMDRRGIKVKRTSSLWETEPMYVTDQDRFVNGACEVETELEPIALLDQLQTIENDMGRKKVIDKGPRNIDLDILLYGDETVDHERLKVPHIGILEREFVLRPLAELIPAKSLDPRKPWKLIQDNLNELPLGEPLSSMTPLSAKAGSLTPLANKRKTHVMGILNLTPDSFSDGGRHDWDNLAQTIVNMVKNGTSIIDIGGQSTAPGRPEVSAEEEASRVVPAVELIRSIPEAREVAISIDTYRASVAEQAIASGADIINDVSAGMLDPDMLYTVARLQKTICLMHMRGTPQTMTKLTSYPEGLIPTLASELLSRVAAAEEAGIRRWRMILDPGIGFAKTGEQNLEILRRLEELRYWPGLEGLPWLVGSSRKTFVGKITGVTEPAQRTWGTAATVAAAVQGGADVVRVHDTAEMGMVAKMADAIWRT; encoded by the exons ATGAGACAATCCTTCCTTTCGTCGCCGAAGCTTCCTCGAAGCCTCAGAAGCACAGCCCATAATGTTTGCCCTAGTTTCTCACGGGCTTTCGCCACTGTATCGCGATACTCATTGACGTCAACGCGGCCTCTCAAGCCATCTCTCATCGCAGCTGTGCGGCGCCCACGCTCACTTGCGCGAAACACCGTGCCTGGAATAAAACACAACGCTTGTGGTTGTGCATGCGCTAATGGTGGTGGTTGTGGGAGCAGTGGGCCGCGCAAGAGGACTGCGTATATTGCGTTGGGGAGTAATATGGGAGATCGCGTTGCCGAGATTGAACGTGCGTGCAACGAGATGGATCGTCGCGGAATCAAAGTCAAGAGGACTAGTAGTCTTTGGGAGACGGAACCTATGTATGTTACCGACCAAGATCGTTTCGTCAACGGCGCATGTGAG GTTGAGACGGAACTGGAGCCTATAGCTCTGCTAGATCAACTCCAAACCATCGAGAACGATATGGGACGCAAAAAAGTTATCGACAAGGGTCCGCGAAACATCGACCTCGATATTCTTCTCTATGGTGACGAGACAGTCGACCATGAGCGTCTCAAAGTTCCCCATATCGGGATACTGGAGCGGGAATTCGTTCTAAGACCCCTGGCCGA ACTTATACCTGCCAAATCATTGGATCCGAGAAAACCATGGAAGCTCATCCAGGATAATCTAAATGAGTTGCCTCTGGGCGAGCCCCTCTCTTCCATGACACCGCTTTCCGCAAAGGCAGGCTCTTTGACGCCTCTAGCTAATAAAAGGAAAACTCATGTCATGGGTATTCTCAACTTAACTCCGGATTCATTTTCAGACGGAGGTCGTCATGATTGGGATAACCTCGCACAGACCATCGTGAACATGGTCAAGAATGGAACATCTATTATCGATATTGGCGGCCAGTCTACTGCTCCTGGCCGGCCAGAAGTTTCAGCTGAGGAAGAAGCATCTCGCGTTGTGCCCGCTGTTGAGCTCATCCGCTCGATCCCAGAAGCTCGTGAGGTGGCTATCAGTATCGACACGTATCGTGCGTCCGTCGCAGAGCAAGCTATCGCCAGCGGCGCAGATATTATTAACGACGTATCCGCTGGTATGCTCGACCCAGATATGCTCTATACCGTTGCCCGCCTTCAAAAGACGATTTGTCTGATGCACATGCGCGGCACACCACAGACCATGACAAAATTAACCTCGTATCCTGAAGGTCTGATCCCTACCCTGGCATCCGAGCTTCTCTCCCGCGTAGCAGCGGCAGAGGAAGCGGGCATCCGACGGTGGCGGATGATTCTGGATCCGGGCATCGGCTTCGCCAAGACGGGAGAGCAAAACCTTGAGATCTTGCGGAGGCTTGAGGAGCTACGGTACTGGCCCGGGCTGGAGGGTCTTCCGTGGCTGGTGGGCTCGAGCCGCAAGACTTTTGTCGGGAAGATCACGGGAGTCACGGAGCCGGCGCAGCGGACATGGGGAACGGCGGCAACAGTTGCGGCGGCGGTGCAGGGCGGTGCGGACGTGGTGAGGGTACATGATACGGCTGAGATGGGTATGGTTGCAAAGATGGCCGATGCTATCTGGAGAACATAG
- a CDS encoding hypothetical protein (BUSCO:20162at5125), with protein sequence MSSQIPKEYESSTPTMGYMDMATHTGEMRYPQETSTSLTIEPSQPSSLLNLFHPPVLSSTAQYPQDGSAFFQSQPTGHHHLYPGIDVRSRLGSNTTSTTGMAHPYPPSHRTPGLPHPGPQISAREQYTSATPGFRRPSEHSVRSPSFATQPRGRHPLSPTTSPNTAFSAPSMGSSGYGNRPTGGHVPPLHSVHMMGSLQYNDGAGTPVKVDVNGTIDKGFFLSENEWTCYRRNYFSCICSYSLSPHIPSVSIQYTATGSTQPVQVYGFAMSISAVVSDNESHNIELVQHTPKRDKGPIMKPEKVRLGSKPREASHHHHMGMFTDSVVSNRPVYPDNFSNQPGGQQLPTEHTFERIQFKQATQNNGKRRAAQQYYQLVVELWGDVGTQGGGDQFVKIATRKSAKMIVRGRSPGHYQNDRRGSQSSGPGGSSGNLGGYTVGGMADFNTSMMGGPSYATGGFDARNSLYSVRHHDIPPESMIPPEDSKAIGTTREYQYYPGPMYEGQNDRIDLFNPRTDRDNVVPHMATGMMVGSKIKSDYDGAALPSIFHPPAQMNDRPPGPFEGKSTSSGYYPIPSSGINMTMT encoded by the exons ATGAGTTCTCAAATCCCGAAG GAATACGAATCTTCGACGCCCACCATGGGCTACATGGATATGGCGACGCATACCGGAGAGATGAG ATACCCACAGGAGACCAGTACTTCTCTAACGATAGAGCCATCCCAGCCCTCGTCGCTCTTAAACCTGTTCCATCCGCCAGTTCTCAGCTCCACCGCGCAGTACCCTCAGGACGGAAGTGCCTTTTTCCAGTCTCAACCGACTGGCCATCACCATCTGTATCCGGGTATAGACGTCCGCTCCCGCCTGGGCTCCAA CACGACGTCCACGACGGGGATGGCACATCCCTATCCCCCTTCACATCGCACCCCAGGCCTTCCGCACCCTGGTCCTCAGATTAGTGCTCGAGAGCAGTACACCTCTGCAACGCCGGGGTTTAGGAGGCCTTCCGAGCATTCAGTAAGATCACCTTCTTTTGCCACGCAACCAAGAGGAAGACACCCTCTATCACCGACTACAAGTCCAAACACAGCTTTCTCGGCTCCAAGCATGGGCTCGAGCGGGTACGGCAACAGACCTACGGGAGGCCATGTCCCCCCCCTGCACAGTGTTCATATGATGGGAAGTCTCCAATACAACGATGGTGCAGGAACTCCTGTCAAGGTCGATGTCAACGGGACCATTGACAAAGGTTTCTTCTTGTCCGAGAACGAATGGACATGCTATCGAAGGAACTACTTTTCGTGTATTTGTTCTTATTCATTGAGCCCTCACATACCCAGCGTCTCCATCCAGTATACCGCGACTGGCTCAACACAACCAGTTCAGGTGTATGGATTTGCCATGTCCATCTCTGCCGTTGTCTCTGATAACGAGTCACACAACATTGAGTTGGTGCAGCACACACCAAAGAGAGACAAGGGACCCATAATGAAACCCGAAAAGGTTCGACTGGGTAGCAAGCCCCGTGAAGCTAGTCACCACCATCATATGGGTATGTTTACAGACTCGGTCGTATCCAACCGTCCTGTCTACCCCGACAATTTCAGCAATCAACCCGGCGGGCAGCAACTGCCTACAGAGCATACGTTCGAGCGAATCCAATTCAAGCAAGCCACGCAAAACAACGGGAAACGAAGGGCTGCTCAACAGTACTACCAGCTGGTCGTCGAACTCTGGGGTGATGTTGGGACCCAAGGTGGTGGCGACCAGTTCGTCAAGATAGCCACTCGCAAATCTGCAAAAATGATCGTCCGGGGGCGGTCGCCAGGACATTATCAGAACGATAGGCGGGGAAGCCAAAGCAGTGGCCCGGGTGGATCTTCGGGCAACCTGGGAGGATACACTGTCGGCGGCATGGCTGACTTCAACACTTCCATGATGGGTGGACCGAGCTACGCAACTGGTGGGTTTGATGCTCGCAACAGCCTATACAGCGTTCGTCACCACGACATACCCCCCGAATCGATGATTCCCCCGGAGGATTCCAAGGCGATTGGCACGACTCGAGAATATCAGTATTACCCAGGGCCCATGTACGAAGGGCAAAACGACCGAATTGACTTGTTCAACCCTCGAACGGATCGGGATAATGTCGTGCCGCACATGGCTACGGGTATGATGGTGGGCAGCAAGATCAAGTCGGATTATGACGGCGCTGCTCTCCCCAGTATTTTCCATCCACCAGCGCAAATGAACGATCGCCCACCAGGACCCTTCGAAGGCAAATCCACATCGAGCGGCTACTATCCGATCCCCTCGTCGGGGATCAACATGACCATGACATAG
- a CDS encoding hypothetical protein (TransMembrane:16 (o35-53i73-92o104-123i135-156o162-181i265-298o318-338i393-413o419-436i493-517o537-564i918-940o960-985i1030-1050o1056-1072i1141-1162o)) — MNSTNCAASVDASFGPFVPPECRHGFDFTLVFEQSILVLLPASLLLVIAPFRIFHLRNAPAKVAGHLLRSVKLALIALLAVLHLVLVVLWATMTRPSNTRLDRVSIAAACVSFASSLVSCVLSRAEHAKSPRPSSLLNVFFAVSLFLDVALLRTLWLVPINVAIQAVFTAAFILKAMLVVVEGWSKAPYLVSGSGFHSPEVTAGLYARAVFAWVMPLLLTGFRKLLRPMDLLELDEEMGSAQLTGRFWSHWNRHNQKVPARKHRLILCCITTLQWPIVAVIVPRLALLAFTVCQPLILNRLLVFLGDVSQPINIGHGLIAAYGLVYTGIALSQALYWHRNARSVTLLRGVLVSAVFSKATELSTTDTDDSAAVTLMSSDVDVIVRAVREIHEFWANIIQLAIATWLLSTHIGYAASGPIVISLVALTATVLVSPLARKYQIGWLEETQKRVGVTSAMIGHIKSIKSSGLAQNLSDAILGLRADEIRASRPFRVVSSVTSAIAQIPLMMSPVAAFALFQGVASSSSKTLDATRVFSALSLIVLLAQPLFFMFEVILDMSAALGAFERIQKFLVQESRLDFRKVRSSSDVGVSQQGGTSSIELQMLRNSMDPSIGDPDTGGLTMEVSHIDISWSEERPLLHDLTFNVGHGQLVFLLGPVAVGKSTLLRAILGEVPLKAGTIRLHDESRGGGVAWCEQSPWLLNQTIRENVIGYSRFDSVLYQKVIKACDLEKDLGQLPRGDDTVIGSKGLALSGGQKQRVALARAVYSQPRVALLDDVFSGLDHQTSQTVFENLFGKHGLFRQWKTTVILATQSSNFLISADHIICLSKEGSISEQGSFQTLKKSNGYVESLLDDKAKDDKAKHSNSEVSGMEVEEDSIDETGQPEHETPQQQEEPNDVRRQRGDSTVYRYYFSSTGVPFMVTLLGLEIIWAFLGSFPTIWLKFWTDDNEKGSDRAGYYLGIYAALQIIGVVWFAILIWFVIVLVAAKSGITLHKRLLSTVIRAPLSLFTTTDLGSITTRFSQDIGMVDNHLPLGLVVTLASFFGAIAKAGLLAASTPYIAATFPLLGAVYFYLQRAYLRTSRQLRLLDLEEKAPLYTQFLETLSGLATIRAFGWRSAVIEANHTLVDRSQRPFYLLMIVQRWLVLVLDLTTTALALLLVGLAVRLRGEVDVGLTGVSLVQLISLSETVNMLIQFWTSIETSIGAVARIKQFAEDTGEENLIGETQEPPSQWPDKGAIQISNLTASYGNDQEDAHKALDAVSFEIKPGEKVAICGRTGSGKSSLFLALLRLLDSQSGSIAIDDISLCSLPRDTVRRRLITLTQDQFILPSTVRHNADPQGVFSDDDINRALRLVDLFDAIEEHGGLDAPFDEDVLSHGQKQLFFLARAVLRKRDGKVVLLDEVTSRQVDDQVKNLRA, encoded by the exons ATGAACTCTACAAACTGTGCTGCGTCTGTTGACGCCTCCTTTGGTCCATTTGTTCCTCCTGAATGCCGCCATGGCTTCGACTTTACCCTTGTCTTTGAACAGTCCATCCTTGTGCTTTTACCagcctctcttcttcttgttatTGCCCCTTTTCGTATCTTCCACCTCCGAAACGCTCCAGCTAAAGTTGCGGGTCATCTTCTTCGCTCTGTCAAGTTGGCGCTTATTGCTCTCTTGGCTGTGCTTCATCTTGTTCTCGTCGTGCTCTGGGCAACTATGACTCGCCCTTCCAACACGCGTCTAGACCGCGTCTCCATTGCTGCTGCATGTGTATCCTTTGCCTCAAGTTTGGTGTCATGTGTCCTCTCCCGCGCCGAACATGCCAAGTCTCCTCGTCCATCTTCGCTCTTGAATGTCTTCTTCGCCGTGTCTTTGTTTCTGGATGTTGCGCTACTTCGCACCCTCTGGCTTGTTCCCATCAACGTGGCCATTCAGGCTGTTTTCACGGCGGCCTTTATACTCAAGGCGATGCTCGTCGTCGTTGAAGGGTGGAGCAAAGCTCCGTATCTTGTCTCTGGCTCCGGGTTTCACTCACCCGAAGTCACGGCCGGGCTTTATGCCCGGGCTGTTTTCGCCTGGGTGATGCCGTTGCTGTTGACGGGCTTTCGAAAATTACTACGGCCGATGGATTTACTAGAGTTGGATGAGGAGATGGGCTCGGCACAGTTGACCGGCAGGTTCTGGAGTCATTGGAATAGGCACAACCAAAAAG TTCCGGCCCGCAAGCATCGTCTCATTCTTTGCTGCATCACCACTCTACAATGGCCTATTGTTGCCGTTATTGTTCCTCGACTGGCGCTTCTTGCATTCACTGTATGCCAGCCGCTCATCCTCAACCGGCTCCTTGTGTTTCTTGGCGATGTATCTCAGCCAATCAACATTGGTCATGGTCTCATTGCAGCATACGGTCTGGTCTATACAGGCATTGCCCTTTCTCAGGCCCTTTACTGGCATCGCAATGCTCGTTCCGTCACTCTATTGCGAGGCGTCCTTGTCTCCGCGGTATTCTCCAAAGCGACTGAACTGAGCACTACGGACACAGACGATTCTGCGGCCGTGACACTCATGTCTTCTGAT GTCGACGTTATTGTGAGAGCTGTCAGAGAGATCCACGAGTTCTGGGCAAATATCATCCAGCTTGCCATTGCCACTTGGCTTCTAAGCACTCACATAGGTTACGCAGCGTCTGGTCCCATTGTCATCTCTCTCGTAGCCCTTACCGCTACCGTTCTCGTATCACCATTAGCACGCAAATATCAAATTGGCTGGCTCGAAGAGACGCAGAAACGAGTTG GCGTTACTTCAGCCATGATCGGTCACATTAAGAGCATTAAATCTTCCGGTCTGGCCCAAAATCTCTCTGACGCCATCCTCGGTCTACGAGCTGATGAGATCAGAGCGTCAAGACCTTTCAGAGTCGTTAGCAGTGTTACTTCTGCGATTGCTCAAATACCTCTAATGATGTCTCCTGTTGCTGCCTTTGCCCTGTTTCAGGGCGTTGCCTCGAGCTCTTCGAAGACACTTGACGCTACTAGAGTCTTTTCCGCGCTTTCACTCATTGTGCTTCTAGCACAGCCACTCTTTTTCATGTTTGAGGTTATACTGGACATGAGTGCTGCTTTAGGGGCGTTTGAGCGGATTCAAAAATTCTTGGTGCAGGAATCTCGTCTTGACTTTCGCAAGGTGCGGTCTTCATCAGACGTGGGAGTGTCTCAGCAAGGAGGGACATCCTCAATCGAGCTGCAGATGCTTAGAAACTCCATGGATCCTTCTATAGGAGATCCTGACACTGGCGGTTTGACCATGGAGGTCTCCCATATTGATATCTCTTGGTCAGAGGAGCGCCCTCTACTCCATGATTTGACATTCAACGTCGGCCATGGCCAGCTTGTTTTCCTTCTTGGTCCGGTCGCAGTGGGTAAAAGCACGTTATTGAGAGCAATCCTCGGGGAAGTCCCATTGAAAGCTGGGACAATCAGACTTCACGATGAAAGTCGCGGTGGTGGTGTCGCCTGGTGCGAACAGAGCCCTTGGCTTCTG AACCAAACCATACGTGAGAATGTAATTGGGTATTCTCGTTTCGATTCTGTCCTTTATCAAAAGGTCATCAAGGCTTGTGATCTCGAGAAAGATTTGGGTCAACTTCCACGAGGTGATGACACAGTTATTGGCAGTAAAGGTCTTGCCCTGAGCGGAGGTCAGAAACAACGAGTT GCTTTGGCTAGAGCCGTGTACTCACAGCCAAGAGTTGCCCTTCTTGACGACGTCTTCAGTGGCTTAGACCATCAGACTTCTCAAACAGTGTTCGAGAATCTTTTTGGCAAACATGGCTTATTCAGGCAATGGAAGACAACCGTGATTCTTGCCACTCAATCAT CCAACTTTCTCATTTCTGCCGATCATATCATTTGTCTAAGCAAAGAAGGGAGTATCTCTGAACAAGGCTCGTTTCAGACTCTCAAGAAATCCAACGGATATGTGGAATCTTTGCTGGACGACAAGGCAAAAGATGACAAGGCAAAACACTCTAACTCTGAGGTTTCGGGGATGGAAGTCGAAGAGGACTCTATCGATGAGACTGGCCAGCCAGAACATGAAACTCCACAGCAGCAGGAGGAGCCTAACGATGTGCGTCGACAACGCGGTGACTCGACAGTTTACAGATACTATTTTAGTAGCACTGGTGTTCCTTTCATGGTTACCCTCTTGGGACTCGAAATCATCTGGGCTTTTCTCGGAAGCTTTCCAA CAATCTGGCTTAAGTTTTGGACTGATGATAATGAGAAAGGGAGCGACAGAGCTGGTTACTATCTTGGAATCTATGCTGCATTGCAAATTATTGGTGTCGTATGGTTTGCTATTCTCATTTG GTTCGTCATCGTCTTGGTAGCAGCAAAGTCGGGCATTACTCTTCACAAGAGACTGCTGTCAACAGTCATCAG GGCACCATTATCGCTTTTTACCACGACAGATCTTGGTTCCATCACAACGAG ATTCTCCCAGGATATAGGAATGGTTGACAACCATCTCCCCCTTGGACTTGTTGTGACTCTCGCCA GCTTCTTCGGTGCCATTGCTAAAGCTGGCCTCCTTGCCGCTTCGACACCTTATATAGCAGCAACATTCCCCCTTCTGGGAGCCGTCTACTTCTACCTCCAACGCGCCTACCTCCGGACCTCTCGTCAGCTCCGTCTCTTGGACCTTGAAGAGAAAGCCCCTCTGTATACACAGTTCCTAGAGACTCTCTCAGGTCTAGCAACCATACGGGCCTTTGGTTGGAGATCCGCTGTTATCGAGGCCAACCACACTCTCGTAGACCGCTCACAGAGGCCATTTTATCTCCTCATGATTGTACAGCGTTGGCTAGTTTTGGTTCTCGATCTGACAACAACGGCTCTAgctctcctccttgttggACTCGCTGTTCGTCTCCGCGGCGAAGTAGACGTTGGGTTGACTGGTGTATCGCTCGTTCAGCTAATCTCGTTGAGTGAGACTGTCAATATGCTAATCCAGTTCTGGACATCTATTGAGACATCTATCGGCGCTGTCGCTCGTATCAAACAGTTTGCTGAGGATACTGGAGAAGAGAACTTGATTGGCGAGACGCAAGagcctccctcacagtggCCAGATAAGGGTGCTATACAGATCAGCAACTTGACGGCGTCGTATGGAAATGATCAGGAAGATGCCCATAAGGCTCTTGATGCTGTTTCTTTTGAGATCAAGCCTGGGGAGAAGGTTGCTATTTGTGGTCGCACAGGAAG TGGTAAATCCTCTTTATTCCTCGCTCTTCTGCGACTTCTCGACTCCCAATCAGGCAGCATTGCCATAGACGACATATCTCTATGTTCATTGCCAAGGGATACTGTCCGTCGCCGTCTCATTACTCTTACGCAGGACCAGTTTATTCTGCCTAGCACCGTTAGACACAACGCAGATCCGCAGGGTGTCTTCTCTGATGACGACATCAACAGAGCGCTTCGTCTTGTTGACTTATTCGATGCTATAGAGGAGCACGGTGGCCTGGATGCTCCCTTTGACGAGGATGTGTTGAGCCATGGTCAGAAGCAGCTCTTCTTTCTGGCGCGGGCAGTTTTGAGAAAGCGTGATGGAAAGGTTGTTCTCCTAGACGAAGTTACAAGCAGGCAAGTAGACGACCAAGTCAAGAATTTGAGGGCTTAA